The stretch of DNA AGATGCCCTCCCACTCGCGGTCGGCCGCACCTGCAAGAGCATCTGTCGTAACTCCTCCGTCGACATCGGTCATCTTCTCGACTCCCGCTGCTATTACTATATCGGACATGCCGGATGCAACCGAGGTGTATGCCTGCCTGAATGCAAGTCCGCCGGATGCACAGGCCGCTTCCGTCCTTGTTGCAGGAATATGCCTTGTGGATGCAAGGCCGACTGCATCGGCGATAAGGGCCGAGATATGCTCCTGGAGAATAAACCTGCCTCCGCTCATGTTCCCGACGAACATCTCGTCGATCTGGTTTCCGTCGACGTTTGCATCTTCAAGCGATTTTATACCAGCCTCAACGCACATCTGTCTGAACGACGAATCCCATTTCTCACCGAAAGTAGTGAGGCCTACTCCGATTACTGCTACTTCTCTCATGCTGCCCTCACAATTTTGCCTTTGTGTTTTGCATAAACTGCATAGTCGACATACTTTTTGTGGTTGAGCAGATCCTCTACTGAAGGAGCCGCCTTCCTGTTGATGAGTGTCTCGATCTTATCTGTCACTGTTATATCAAATGCATCGCTGCCTGAACCGGATCCGTATGATGTGACGAATATCCTGTCACCCGGTTTTGCGATATCGAGCGTTGCTGAGAGTCCTACAGGCACTGCTCCCGAATAGGTGTTTCCGAGTCTCGGGACGGCGAGGCCGGGTTTGATCTGTTCGGATGTAAAGCCAAGCATTGCCGATACATTTCTCGGGAACTTTGCGTTGGGCTGGTGGAACACCGCATAATCATAATCCGACGGTTTTGTTCCCATGTATTCCAGCATCATCTTTGCAGCACCCTGGATGTGCTTGAAGTATGCCGGCTCTCCGGAGAACCTTCCTCCGTGGCGGGGGTAACCCTGTCCTTCACGTCTCCAGAAGTCCGGAGTATCGGTTGTAAAGGAGCATGTGTGGTTAATCTCTGCAATCGGGTCCTTGTCACCGATTACAAATGCGGCTCCTCCTGCCGCAGCCGTATACTCCAGTGCATCTCCGGGGGCTCCCTGGGCTACATCGGCTCCTATTGCAATACCGTATTTTATCATGCCGCTCTTTACAAGGCCCATGCATGTCTGGATACCTGCCGTTCCTGCTTTGCACGCGAATTCGTAGTCCGCCGCTGTCATGACCGGCGTTGCACCGATCGCCTCACCGACTGTTGCTGCGGTCGGCTTTACCGCATATGGATGCGATTCGCTGCCGACATATATCGCTCCGATCTCGTCAGGGTTTACGCTCCTTCTTTCAAGGGCGAATCTTGCCGCATTGACAGAAATCGTAAGAGTGTCCTCGTCAAGATCCGGGACAGCCTTTTCCTTAACACCAAGACCTGCTGCGATCTCGGCGCCGTTTGCTCCCCATACCCTCGCGATCTCTTCGGTTTTAATCCTGAATCGCGGGATATAGGCACCGTATGTAATAATTCCTACCATGGTTCATCTCTGAGTATTTTAATAATCTCGTCAATTCCGTTTTCAGTACACAAAAGCGTGATCCTGTCCTTTTTTGCAAGTTCAGGGACAAGAGGATTGATCTTTTCCGGAGTAATTCCCTGAAGTATGACGCATCTCGGCTTAAAAGGCGTAACCCTGATTGCGATCATGGGCGACTTTCCGGTAGATACGTTGGTGAATATCAGGGCTCGTTCTGTACTCCACCCGTAAATTTTGTTGAATTCACTCGAAGATAGCTGTATAATTGCATTAAGACTGTTAACAATCGTGTAACCGTAGATCTGGTGATCCAGATCCCCGTTGATAAGTGTGCACCCGATGGATTCGCAGAATTTGTCGAGTTGTATCGGTGTGTCGTAATCGTGCATGTCGTAGATTACATCGTCGTCAAAGTCGGAGTAGAGGATGTTGGCGTACTTTTTCATGAATTTTCCGCCCGAATCCTCATCGATCGAGAGAATTGTCTCGACAATCTTTCCGACGACTGCAGTACCGGGGCTTTTTCTCCTTCCTCCTTCGTAATCGGAGATTACGGAGGGCGATACTTCCAGCCTCTCGGCAAGAAGCCCGGGTGGGATATTGAAATTCATCCTCCATTTTTTGAGGGCCTCGCCGGGAGAATCCGAAAGGGTGATCTCACCCGCCATCTTTTCTGCAAGACGGTTCCGCAGCACGGATTTCATAGGTATTATGGTGATCTTTTCATTAATATAATTAGCGAATAGAAGTTCGTCGATTCACGAAATCTTATGGATTTATGAAAACTCATATATGGTATGCATATCAATTTTGATATTGCAATGATAAGTAACGACGACCTGATGACATTGAAAAAGATCGCTCTCATGGGCGGTCTGAAATCCCAGGTCTGCCTCTCTTCCCAGGCGATGGGGGAACGGCTTGAGATCAGCCCGCAGACGGCTTCAAGGCGCCTGATAAGTCTGGAAAAAGAGAAACTAATCTCAAGAACAATCCGTCCCGACGGCCAGTATATAAGGATCAATGAATCCGGCGAAAAGATCCTCAGTGGTGAGTATTTTGACTATTGCAGGGTCTTCGAGAAGACAGACGTAAGCTATCTGCTCCGGGGCGAAGTCATTAGCGGGCTTGGCGAGGGGCGTTATTATGTCAGCATTCCTCATTATATGAAGCAGTTCAGGGACAAACTCGGCTTTGAGCCTTTCCCCGGCACGCTTAATCTCCGGCTGGATCCTGTCAGTCTTGAGACGAGAAAGGAACTTGAGAAACTGGAATGGGTGGAAATTGAGGGATTTGTCGACAACGACCGGACATTCGGGAGCGCAAAATGCCTCCCGTGCCGCATAGAGGGGTCGGCATCGGCGATAATTGTCCCCGGGAGAACCCATTACCCCGACGATATCATAGAACTGCTCTGCGAACACGGCCTGAGATCAAAACTCGGACTGAAAGATGGTGACAGAATAAAGGTTGAGATAACAAATGATTGAAAAGGCAATAGAAGCGATGAAAAACGGGGAGATAATCCTCATATACGATTTTGACAGCCGCGAAGGCGAAACCGACTTTGCAATAAGATCGGACGCCCTGACAAGAGAGGACATCTGCAGGATGAGAAAAGATGCCGGCGGTCTGATCTGTACGGCAATTCACCCGAAAGCTGCGGAGAAGATCGGGCTTCCTTTTGCAAGCGATGCCCTGAGGGAAACAGGCTTTGCCGAGAGGGACGGTGATATCCCTTACGATCCGAAAAACCATTCGTCATTTTCGATATGGGTCAATCATAAAGATACCTTCACCGGAATAACCGACAATGACAGGACTCTTACTGCAAACCGTCTCTCGGATCATGTAAAGAGTGCAATGAACGGAGGCAAACTTAATTTCTCCTCGGAGTTCAGGACTCCCGGCCACATGGCCCTTCTCCGGGCAAATGAGAAGCTGCTTGACCAGAGACGCGGACAGACCGAATTGTCAATTGCCATTGCTGAATTCGCAGGCGTCACACCATGCGTAACAATCTGCGAGATGCTTGATGATAATACCGGTAAGGCTCTCTCGAAAAAGGATGCTATGGAGTATGGCAAAAAACACAATCTGGTCTTTGTAAGCGGCGATGAAGTCCTGGAATACTGGAATAATAATCATTAAATATAATCAGTCCAAACAACTATCCTATAATTTTCGGAAAAGGGGGATTTTGTTGTCGGAAATGCAAAATAACAATCAATACAATCTTATTTTTAATTGTCAAGTGTTACTATGACATTATCTTCTCCCGGGGACTTTATGGATTCTGAAGATCGGTTGGTGTCGATTTTTTCCGGCCTCAGGGAAGAGATTGTAATTGTTGTCGATCTTTCTTCCATGAAGATTGAAGGAGCGAACGACAAAGCTCAAAATTTGCTTGGATACGATTTGCAGGAACTTTCCTGCCTGAAGCTGTCAGATATAATAGCATGCTTCGGCACTCCTGATGTCATAGGCCGGGAGGAGGAGTTGTTTTCAGGCAGAAGCTATTTTTCGGAATTTATATCCAGTAACTCAGGGAAGATCCCGGTTTCCTTCTCCTTAAACCATGTCGAGACAGGCATTAAGGAATATGGGGTTATTATCGGAAGGGAGACCCCTGTTGGTTTGGAAACACCAGGGAACACGGATTTTTCACCTGCCAGTTTTATGAAGGTTCTTGACTCAATCAAGGAAGCTATTGTTGTTGTTGACCGGAATATGAAGATCAGGCTCTACAATGCTCCTTTCAGGTTCCTGGCCGAGAAATGTGGCTACAGGAGTGAGCTTATAGGAGCCTCGCTTCATGATACGGCAGATTTCCTGACCGGAAAGCTGTCCCTTGAATATAAATACGTATTCAAGTCCGGGAAAAGACTTGATACGTCTGTAAAGAAAAAATTCTCTTCCCAGATGCTGTGGTATGAAGTGGTGAAGTCGCCGTTCACAGTCGACGGTGAGGTCACCCATGTAATTTCAGTTATCAGGGATATTACAAAGCAGCAGGAACTTGAAGAGATGAAAAAAGAATCCATATTCCAGATTGAAAAGAATATGGAGCAGTTTGCCATATTAAATGATCATATCAGAAATCCGCTTCAGGCCATAGTAGGCCTTGCGGACCTGGATGGCGGAAGCAACTCCGAAAAGATAATTGAGAATGCCTTTCAAATCGATGCTATTGTAAAAGAGCTGGATTCCGGGTGGATTGAATCGGATAAAATCCGGGAAATGCTTCTTCGCCATTATGGTCTGAAGATTAAGAGAAGGCCGAATGTCAGCAGCCCTATCGGGATGCTGACCGTAATCGGAAAAGAAAGGAATGAAAAGTCTGATAACGATTAAATGAAGCAGTACCCTTTTGAAATCATAATAAATCACAGGGAGGTTAGTAGCAGCAGGATTCGTATAAGTCCCGACTGCAGGGTATATGTAACTGCTCCCCGGGGTGCCGATATTGAGGCATTGATCGATTCAAAAATCGAATGGATTATGAAAAAGATCGGCGAACTGGATCGGCTGGCTTCCGAATATCAAACAGGTGACGGTAGTTTCATCTACAACGGCAGGATGTGGCACCCGGTCTTCTCCGAATCACGTCCTGTCACTTTCAGCTGGCCCGATATCCATTATCCTTCTGTAGAAAAACTTCGGAAGGCTGTTTCGCAGGAACTGAAAGAGGACATTATCCATCGCCTCGATCACTATTCAAAAAAGATGGATGTCGAATATTCAAGGGTTTCGATAAGGAACCAGAGAACCAGATGGGGTAGTTGTTCAGGGAAGGGGAACCTGAATTTTAACATCCGCTCTATGGCGCTACCGGAGAATATAAGGGATTATCTTGTCGTCCATGAACTTTCACACAGGATTGAGATGAACCATTCCCCTGCTTTCTGGAAGAAGGTCTCGGAGTATTATCCGGGATTCCGGCAGGCTGAAAAAGAATTAAAAGCCTATTGGATTATAATTGCCAGGAGCAGAATCTGGGGTTCGCTTCTTGGTTCTAAGGATATCTGAAACTTGACAACTCCATTAACTTAATCTATTAATCTTGCAGTATTCAATCATATTGAGAGGGGATTTTAATGACGGGGTACAACAGGGACGTAAGGAAATTCGTTTCACCGGAGTTTATTACCGGGATCGGAGCAAGGAAGTTTGCAGGAAGATATTCCTCTAATTTTAACCTGAAAAAAGTACTCCTGGTAACGGACTCCTGTGTCAGGAGATGCAGATGGATCTCCCCGATTACGGATTCTCTATGCGACAATGGTATTGATTATGAGGTTTTTTCATCGATAACCGAAAACCCCAGCGTTGATGAAGTCATGGACGGCTCCCGTGCCTTTAGAGATTCCGGCTGCGAGGGTATTGTCGCTGTCGGCGGAGGGAGCGTTCTGGACTGTGCCAAGGGAATAGGCATCATTGCCGAGAACAGCGGGCATATATCCGAATATATCGGCATAGATATGATCAGAAACCCGATGCCCCCGCTAATCTGTATCCCTTCTACAGCCGGAAGTTCGGCTGATGTCTCACAGTATGCGGTTATATCGGACCGGGAGCAGCGAACAAAGAACCTTATAATCTCCAAATCTCTTGTCCCTGATCTCTCTCTTATCGATCCTGAACCGCTATCGACTCTTCCCGGGGATATTGCAAGAAGCAGTGCGATGGATGCGCTGATTCATGCAATGGAAGGTTACTGTTCGAACGGGTCCTCACCTGTTACCGATATGTTTGCTATGAATTCGATCGAAATGATCGCAGAAAACATAGCTCCTGATTACTGGAATGATCCGGACAGGCGATTTAAAATTATGATCGCGAGTCTCTATGCAGGTTTGTGCTTTTCCAATGCCGGTTTAGGCCTGGTACATTCCATGGCTCATGCACTTGGAGGATGGACCGGGATGAATCACGGATTAGCTTCGTTCATTGTATTACGTGATGTAATTCAGTACAATATGGAAGCAGCGCCTGGCAGATACCGTAAAATCGCCGGTTTTATTGGAACAGATACGGAAAAACTGCCCGACGATTCATCTGTTCCGGATATTATCGGAGACGGGATGATGGAGATGTTCGGTTATGATGAAAGACCGCCGCTTTCCGGTCTCGGCGTCTTAAGGGAAGACATCCCAGAACTTGTTCAAAGGACAATGAACGATCCCTGTATTGCGACCAATCCCCGGTTACCACGTAAAAACGATG from Methanolacinia petrolearia DSM 11571 encodes:
- a CDS encoding M48 family metallopeptidase — its product is MKQYPFEIIINHREVSSSRIRISPDCRVYVTAPRGADIEALIDSKIEWIMKKIGELDRLASEYQTGDGSFIYNGRMWHPVFSESRPVTFSWPDIHYPSVEKLRKAVSQELKEDIIHRLDHYSKKMDVEYSRVSIRNQRTRWGSCSGKGNLNFNIRSMALPENIRDYLVVHELSHRIEMNHSPAFWKKVSEYYPGFRQAEKELKAYWIIIARSRIWGSLLGSKDI
- a CDS encoding hydroxymethylglutaryl-CoA synthase; amino-acid sequence: MVGIITYGAYIPRFRIKTEEIARVWGANGAEIAAGLGVKEKAVPDLDEDTLTISVNAARFALERRSVNPDEIGAIYVGSESHPYAVKPTAATVGEAIGATPVMTAADYEFACKAGTAGIQTCMGLVKSGMIKYGIAIGADVAQGAPGDALEYTAAAGGAAFVIGDKDPIAEINHTCSFTTDTPDFWRREGQGYPRHGGRFSGEPAYFKHIQGAAKMMLEYMGTKPSDYDYAVFHQPNAKFPRNVSAMLGFTSEQIKPGLAVPRLGNTYSGAVPVGLSATLDIAKPGDRIFVTSYGSGSGSDAFDITVTDKIETLINRKAAPSVEDLLNHKKYVDYAVYAKHKGKIVRAA
- a CDS encoding transcriptional regulator; this translates as MKSVLRNRLAEKMAGEITLSDSPGEALKKWRMNFNIPPGLLAERLEVSPSVISDYEGGRRKSPGTAVVGKIVETILSIDEDSGGKFMKKYANILYSDFDDDVIYDMHDYDTPIQLDKFCESIGCTLINGDLDHQIYGYTIVNSLNAIIQLSSSEFNKIYGWSTERALIFTNVSTGKSPMIAIRVTPFKPRCVILQGITPEKINPLVPELAKKDRITLLCTENGIDEIIKILRDEPW
- a CDS encoding iron-containing alcohol dehydrogenase; the protein is MTGYNRDVRKFVSPEFITGIGARKFAGRYSSNFNLKKVLLVTDSCVRRCRWISPITDSLCDNGIDYEVFSSITENPSVDEVMDGSRAFRDSGCEGIVAVGGGSVLDCAKGIGIIAENSGHISEYIGIDMIRNPMPPLICIPSTAGSSADVSQYAVISDREQRTKNLIISKSLVPDLSLIDPEPLSTLPGDIARSSAMDALIHAMEGYCSNGSSPVTDMFAMNSIEMIAENIAPDYWNDPDRRFKIMIASLYAGLCFSNAGLGLVHSMAHALGGWTGMNHGLASFIVLRDVIQYNMEAAPGRYRKIAGFIGTDTEKLPDDSSVPDIIGDGMMEMFGYDERPPLSGLGVLREDIPELVQRTMNDPCIATNPRLPRKNDVEELYLNLL
- the ribB gene encoding 3,4-dihydroxy-2-butanone-4-phosphate synthase, with translation MIEKAIEAMKNGEIILIYDFDSREGETDFAIRSDALTREDICRMRKDAGGLICTAIHPKAAEKIGLPFASDALRETGFAERDGDIPYDPKNHSSFSIWVNHKDTFTGITDNDRTLTANRLSDHVKSAMNGGKLNFSSEFRTPGHMALLRANEKLLDQRRGQTELSIAIAEFAGVTPCVTICEMLDDNTGKALSKKDAMEYGKKHNLVFVSGDEVLEYWNNNH
- a CDS encoding DUF120 domain-containing protein; the encoded protein is MHINFDIAMISNDDLMTLKKIALMGGLKSQVCLSSQAMGERLEISPQTASRRLISLEKEKLISRTIRPDGQYIRINESGEKILSGEYFDYCRVFEKTDVSYLLRGEVISGLGEGRYYVSIPHYMKQFRDKLGFEPFPGTLNLRLDPVSLETRKELEKLEWVEIEGFVDNDRTFGSAKCLPCRIEGSASAIIVPGRTHYPDDIIELLCEHGLRSKLGLKDGDRIKVEITND
- a CDS encoding PAS domain S-box protein, with amino-acid sequence MDSEDRLVSIFSGLREEIVIVVDLSSMKIEGANDKAQNLLGYDLQELSCLKLSDIIACFGTPDVIGREEELFSGRSYFSEFISSNSGKIPVSFSLNHVETGIKEYGVIIGRETPVGLETPGNTDFSPASFMKVLDSIKEAIVVVDRNMKIRLYNAPFRFLAEKCGYRSELIGASLHDTADFLTGKLSLEYKYVFKSGKRLDTSVKKKFSSQMLWYEVVKSPFTVDGEVTHVISVIRDITKQQELEEMKKESIFQIEKNMEQFAILNDHIRNPLQAIVGLADLDGGSNSEKIIENAFQIDAIVKELDSGWIESDKIREMLLRHYGLKIKRRPNVSSPIGMLTVIGKERNEKSDND